A segment of the Brienomyrus brachyistius isolate T26 chromosome 13, BBRACH_0.4, whole genome shotgun sequence genome:
TTGCAGTCGCCTGCCATCTCCACCGTCACGTTCTCCTGCACCCAGCCATCCACCCAGGCCTGGAAGCGTTGGTGCAACCTCGTACTCACCCTCTGATGGGACTGGGGAAGGTACAGTGGACAGAGACCAATCACAACTGGCTTTCTTAGCCAGGGCCCAACCAATGAGAAGCGAGAACAGAACGGGGGGGAGGTACCTGGTGGGCTCGCAACAGAGCAGTGCGGCGGTACATGTAGTCTTCAGACTTAAAGACGTACACCATCTTGTAGGAGTTCAGCTTGAACATGCACTCCATGTTCTCCGCACCTTCCACCACCTTCTTCCCACCCTCCTTGGCCTCCTTTTCCTGCTGCCCCCACCCTCGCTGGCACTTTCGTATCCGGCGGAGGTTCCTTATGCGGAAGAGACAGATAAGGCcctcgtgaaaaaaaaaagctgtccGTCTCCAGGTCTCGCGTGGATCGTGATCCTCCCCGGcgagagctgccccccccatacagGCCACAGAGCAGACTTACGCGGGACATTACAGCCTGATGACAGAAAGACCTGAGGTCTCACACCACCATGCGTGACCTGGCTGTGAACTCCCTGACTGTCAGCTAACAGGAAGACGCCAGCTGGGCCACGGGCTCCAACCTTCACCCAAATATGAACCGACAGCGAGGTTTGTTCTTTTCGCTTAAGGCACTCGTACAAAGACAATCAGACAGTGAGgagaaaataaaaaccaaatCCTTCTCTTTGAATTGAGGTTTGCTGCAGATCAAAGTGTCCTGTGAGCCAGAGTTCTGTTCATGCTAACAGAGAGAGGAAAAGGCTTAGCTCAGAGAGCCCCCTGCGCCTAGAGGGAAGCCGTGACCCCCACCTGACCGCAGAGACCATCCAGCTGGCCCAGGGCGCGGGGCTTAAACCCACCCAAATAACGCTGCCTGCGTCGTTTTCTCACCTGGGGAGAAACACGGGCTTCTGGGCCAGATGCTCTCGCAGCTCCGGGGAGGTGGAGGCAGAATTCAGGTACCGGCCCACATAGTCTGACCAGCGCTGCGAGATAAAAGCAGTTGATTACCTCAATAGTCTCCATCATGGTAGGCACTACAGAGGCATCCAGAGGGACATGGCTGTCAGGTTCAGAATAACAGGAATATGGAAGAGGGAGACTATCACGACACACGGACAGTGCGGAGGGCGGGACCGGGCGTCACCGCGCCGGTGGGGATTGGCCGACACTGTCGTCACTCACCTCCGTCTCCATGGGTTCGTCAGAATTATCCTCGTCTGTGTCCAGAAGCTCCACTGAGAGGTGTACCTGACCGCTGCTCTTTATGAACAttagctgggggggtgggggggatgggggtggaAGAGAGAGCGAGGCATCACCATTGAACTCCAGgtactgctggggggggggggggggcagtccttAGCACTGGCCAGTGAGTAACCATCTCCACAGTGAGGAGAGTCCTGCAGTTTCACACAAGGCATCTATGGATGCGGGCAGAGGGGCAGGCTGCTGCCTGCAGGAGAGCTGGAGGCCTCACCTTGAAGCAGTTCTCATCGGACATGAGCTGCTCGGCCTTGCGCTGATAGGCTGCCTCGGGGGCCGCTCTGGAGGCCTGTGCAGACAGGGAGCCTCCTGTGGCTGTGTTGGAGCACTCTGCCAGGTACAGGTCGGTCACCTGGACGCAGATCTCGTCGCTCACGATGTGCTGAAGCTGCAGGAACATAGCGGGGCCGGGGGCTTATTAACACCCCTCAGCACAACAGCAGAGAGGGTAAGGAACAAGCATTTAGAGCCGACTATCTGGAGGATGGAGGTTTGTCCAAAACCAATGGAAAAAAGAAGCATCGTTGTGAAAGCTGATAAGAAAAATTAAGCAAGGCTGGTGCTTTGCGAGAGCCGCTGCTGAAATGAAAAAAGCCCCACTCACATCTAAAACAATGCAAACTGTGCTACAAGGCAGTAGATTTAAAAGGTGCACCTTCGATTTAAAGGACAATGCAAAATACCACCAACAGAGGGCGCTGGAAGAAATACTGACACCCCCCTCTCCCTGACTGGCCCAGGACGCACCTGTCGGACAATGCTCTGGACGAGCTTGTCCATGGTGAAGGCGATGTATGCGTGGATGGTGAACATCTCACGCAGGGAGTCTTCATACTGGGTGGAGTCCATGTTACCATCCAGCAGGTTGCGCACCATCTCCAGGAAGGCAGAGTAATAGTCCTCCACCTCGATGTCCACTGTGAACGGGATGGGGTGTTTGTTAGAGAGGTATGCAATAGCTTCTCGTTCTGGACCACAAGTGAGACAGGGCTGTGCCACAGGGACGGCTGTAAAGTCGACGGCTCATTCTGCGTTGGCGATGGAGACGAGCTGGACTTACTGGGCTCCTTGAGGCGTAGCTGCACGGCGGGTGTGTCGCCCTTCTCCCGCTTGAGGCCCAGCACCTCGCGTTCCCAGTCTCGCTCCCTGCAGTCCTCCTCGATCTGCCGCTCGGCCTGGTTGTAGATCCGCAGCAGCCGGGAACACAGCGTCTGGTGCAGACGCAGCAGAATGTACCAGTTGTTGTTGACGAAGAAGAGGTTGTAGACTTCGTCCGTGTTGCGCAGCTTCTGGGCCGCCGTGCCGCCGAACAGGAGCTTGGACTTGGCCGGGCTGCCCTTGCTGCTGCTCCCGCCGGAAGCCAGTCCGTTGGGTTTCTTGGCGCCGGCCTCATCCAGGTcggcttcctcttcctcctcctcctcttccaggTCGGACAGCTCCCCGCGTCGCGCGAACAACATGTCGGGCAGGAAGTGATGCACCACTTGCTTGATCTTGTACTTGTCCTCTTTCTGGATGCCGGCTTGCCGCTTCACATGGTGAATGATGAGGGAGGCTGCGTCCTCCAGGATCTGGCTGTCCTCATATAGCAGGGTCTGGTGTGGCCCACTAGGGGGCGCCGTGTTGTCCTCAGACGCCTGCTCTTGCCGCTGGGGAAGGAAAAACAATGTGGATCATTCATCTTTGAAAAGGACACGTAGTTATTAATTTACCAAAAATCAGAGAGCAATGTTACCCGTGACCTCTAACTTGCTAGGTTCCCAGTATGTCTACTCACATAGCAGGACGGATGCAACTACCTGCTCTAGTAAAAGGTCCCACGTTCTCGAAATCTGGGTAAACCTTTGGCTGAAGAAATTAACAATATAACCAGTACTTATTAAAAACTCGTgaataaaaacacacctgtttagtttagcgtatagggacactagttctagccctagctaactcttcactcccagtcagacctgtagtgtgaggtgtagagctgggtggggatcggtgccattggctttggatgaactggattgtcagtgctgtcactctagctttgcaatctcttgtggaactggagtgctgacatttcagggactccccatgccggcattcccacttgcctctccctcctactgatgctgccatagccatatctgccggagcttgcagattgcacttcatattgtactcacctagcttttagcactgccaatagcctcctctactatgcctaattgtacatttatttcccctactcctcctgggggtgatgcctggagacctcaatctatcaagatatccagcacacccgaccaccaccagtgacgtccctgcatccagctcgccgtcctgatcttccatgtatgacccgctgccttacctctggttgcctggcaattggaagaagactcggcttcggcattggcttatcttccttgctctcctctctctatttgactatccctgccggcccctggaggatgggcttcccctttgagtctggtccctctcaaggtttcttccttctagggagtttttccttgccactgtcgcctatggcttactcactgggggctttgggtgaggatactgtaaagcgctttgagacaatgcaatgttgtgataatgcgctatataaaaataaatttgtttgtgtttgtttgtttgaataCCGCTTGCTTAGAATAGGCATAAATGGTTTGGAGACTCATCTGGCTTTTACTTTCATGCCCTAATAAAACGGGTCTGTAAAAGCTTTCAAGTGCTAAGTTCTGTGTGTCCGGATCCAAAAAGACAGTGGACCCAATCTGAAAGCACATAAACAGACCCAGATCTGCAGGCCACCTGTGTAGGACCTTTCCCAAGTGGTGGACAGCTTGTCATCACATGCATAAACACCACAAAATGAGCTGTAAAATATGCGACTGGAAAAGTTGTTGCAGACTTGAGCCTGCAGAGCAGTGTAGTGTCATCTTCTACGATGACAGCGAGGCGGGTCTGTTGACAGTGTATTCGAGTACAACAGCCAAGCGAGAGCAAAACCCTCCACCGTGCGAAACAGTGAACAGACTCCAGAAACCATAAATGCACTGGTGgagaatcacagagtcctcctaCCTCGTCATATATGGTCTCGATCTCATTCAGCAGGGTCTTGGAGCGCAGAACCTTGGTGTCGTTCTGTTTGAAGTTGATGCCCTGGTGATCCAGCGACTTCAGGTAGTACTTCTCGTTCTGCTCCCTCCAGATCTTGTTGAAGCCTCTCTGGGCTTCCCTCCACTCTTCCTCCTTGGTCTTTAACCTGCatgagataaaataaaatttaactaATGAAGAGAGGCTGGCAGTGCCAATGATTGCTGATGTTAACTCAAGCCAAAAAGCCTTCGGGACCATTCTGAGTCCCATCAGCCAATAGTCCTCCAACCCTTACAGGGGGGTGAGGACAGGGACCACACCCCCAAGGCCCGACTCCAAGCTCCACAGCTAGCGGCGCTCCTCACCTCTTGAGCACGATGGGGACGGAGATGGCCGGGTTCTTGCGGAGGCCATCGATGATGTCGGGTGCCTTGTCTCCATATATTCTCTGGATGGCCTTGCGGTGGATGACCTCGGAGGAGCCGCCCATGCTGTTGTCGAGGCGGAAGCGGGCCTGTTCCTCGGCCGTCATGCGGGACAGGCGTTTCTGCACCGACTCCAGGGCGCGGATGGTGGCCAGGTTGGTCTCCAGCACCACGTCCAGCTACAAGAGGTTTGGGGGACAGAGGAATTGGAAGGGGGTCTCTATCAGGCTGTACTGAAGAAATGGTAAACCATCCACACACTTAAAAAtcaaagaataaaaatacaaaaaaaaaaacaaaaacaaaacaggtgacAATGTTCAGAACAAACTCAGCATTCCTCAGACAATGAAACAGTACACCTGTCTTTCCAGCTGGACTGTGCCAGTTACGGACTGAGTATTTAAATCCCATTTTCTGTCGGGGGTCCCCAACGATGCCAAAGGTTCTCCTCACCTCGAAGCGTTCATCCTCACACCTGTAGATGTGTTCCTCGTACTGCGTCTTCTTTGAGCTAACGAAGGTGGAGTCTTCAGACCAGGATGGAAACGACACCCACGTGTCATTCAGCACCTGAGAGCCATCAGGAAAAGGGGGGTCAGCCAGTAAGTTATAAATGGCATTCTGACTTGTTTGAGCCCCACACGCTCAGCAGGCAGGTGAGCACCAGGCCCGCGCCTCACCTCTTTGCACAGGGGTGTCCTGCCCGTGCATTTTGGCTGCTGGTAGCTCTTCGGCAGGGCCCGGTAGCTGGAGCCAAGGCGCTTGCAAGAGGCGTAGTCGATCTCCATGGCGATGCCCTCGGTGGCTCGCTCCTTGGGGAAGGTCTCGATGTGGGTCGACTCTCGGTACCCCAGGAAGTTCTTAAACCAGGTGAAGAGCTCAGGGAATTTCCTGTGAGATGGATTGACAGAGCGATTTGTACTTTTGTTTACGATATCCGAGTATGAAAAGTTCTTTCAGACCAGCCTGAAATGGTCGTGAGTAGGGATGGTAAGAGTCACTGATTCCCATCGGTGCATAAAAGTTCACGATGTGACTATCCCGATTAAAAAAAGTATGCACTgaatacaatttgggatgaacTCGGAATACATCGTTTCTAGTATTTATGCATTGATAAAATACGATttattaaccctctggggtagggaacacactttcactgactggggcatggtgacatatttctttaaatatcataaacttaattcatggcaaataaattcttATCAGCATATAAATGACATGGCTGTAAATGTCACCAGTGATTACAGAATTTACACGTCCTGGAGCAGACATCACGGCTAGGCTCTGGtgtgcctcgctcccccccaaCTCACCccaggaagggcaccaccagctgTACCAGCTCAGCACGGGAGATGACTTCTTCATTGAAGATGACCAGGCATCGCACGAAGCTCTCGTAGGCTTCAGAGCTTCGGAGGACTTTGCGTACCTGTGGATGTGTAAATGACTCTCATTCCTGTGTCTGACACCAGTGTGGCCTGGCTGATGTGTCCAAATTTCAGAGGAACTCAACTTCAGGCAAAGAACCACAATCTCTGTGGTACTGGTGGGCAGGATCAGACAGAATCGGGTCTCCGACATCAGAGCCCTACCCGATGCGGAAAGGGAACAGCCCAATGACGGACCCAGCGGCCACCACTCACCTTCTCAAAGAACTGtgactctgtgctgctgctgtgcTTGCCTGCCTCCACGAGGGACTGGTCCTTCACTCCTAGTAGCTTGGGTTTCTTCTATTGGAGGAAAAGAGGAAGGAAGGCCATTCACAGAAGGCCACACAGTCCATATATGACCAAGATTGTGACACATGTTTAAAGGGAAGAATCTCAGTAGAGATTACTATGCCTACCCCCTTACCCAGAATCCATTGCACAGATGAACTCACAACCATTAAATGTAGCCACACCCAAACCCTCCCTAGTCAATCAAAATAACCATCCTCAAAGCCCTGACTGCTTAACTGGGAGAAAGAAGCACAGCCTGGCTGCTTAAACCAAGGTTACTCCTGTTGGCATGTGGAGGTAGTTCCCATGATGCTCAGGGACCTACCTTGACCGGGGGTGTGGTCGAATTGCCTGAGTGCCGCCGGATCTGACAGCCATTCTGATTGGGCCGCTGCTTGTTGTTGAGCTGAGGTCTCTTGACTGTGCCACCGTGGTCATTACGCACAGACTCTGCTTTCTCAGCTGTTGTCTTGCTCAGGAACTGTGGGCAGGGAAAGCCAAAGGATGCACATAAACATGGGCAAGTCAAACGCCACCAGCTGGCTCATCTTCCAGTAAAAGTACCTTCCCCGGTAGGAGACGAAGAATCAGGAAATCGCGTACACCTCAAAACACAGCTATACACAAACAACATAAAATTTGTCTAAATTCAGCGTGAATCCTCCTAGCAGAGATGTACTTACATTTACCACGGAGCTGTTGGCGTCGGGCAGGAACTGACCAAACTCAGACAGCAGGTCCTCCTGGTTCTTGAAGAGTCGAGCCACCTGAGCATATACCTCCTGCTCCGTCAGAGCTGGTGTGTAATTCCCACCGGCCTCCTTTGCGTTGCGCTGCTCCTTCTGTGAGGGGACCGGCCAATCGCCAGTGTTACAAATGGTAAAGAGCCAATCACAGCGGACCACCAAAATTACACACCCATCAGAAAGCCTATCATAAAGTGCCAATGTAAATGAAACCACAGACAACAAAATCAATCAGAATATCAGGGAAAATAGGGGCAACAAGACACCGTATGAGAACACCAGCGAAAAAggttttattttgctttttttctaatttAATAGAATCTATTAACAGTTTTGTATTACCAGTATAATGAGTGAAAAGTTGAatctttggggaaaaaaaatgtatatgaatTTCAGAATATCTTATAAGTAATTGACATGTCCCCTCTTGCGCTAATGACACTCGAACTGGCAATGACTCCACTAGTCTGTACGAAACCTGATGACCCATGTTAGACCAGCATGACTTGAGAACATTCCAAAGAGCATCTTGTGATGTTACTGAGTGCTTGACTTTCTCGGTCTCCAAGCTCCCCCCAAATGTTCAATGAGGTTCAGGTCAGGTCAGCAGATCTAGGTCTTTTTAGTTACTGCAAAGCTTTGAGGTATGTTTGCGTCTGCTTCAGCTTCAGCATCATGTGTGAAATTCCCATGCTACAGTTGCAGGGTAGGAGACAGGTGCATTTCCATGCAGTATGAACCTTCTCCAAAAAACCCCCAAAGTAATATGCAGTGTGACTGTGAAGATTGGATGCTATGGTGTGACTGGCGAAAGTGTCCGACCCCATAGCAGGCAAAGCACCACCAGACTTGAATACTGCCACTCCAGCGGTCATTATTACTCGACAAAACTCGAAAACAAAAATGATTATGACATGATTATGACACCTGAAGAgtgcatgcagagctcatgcaaaagcagctgcGATTAAAGTTTTGACCTTTTTTTGTGTTGAAAAGGAGCCGTCATAAAAATTGGAAAACTCGCTAAGTTTGGTTTCATATTAccgagtaaaaatgttttagtgcaacttacAACGTACATGAAATGCCATGTCGATATTTTGACATTGCACATCTGGAAAGATgtatgtgtgactgactggGCACCAATCGCAATGCAAAATATAAACAATTATTCTATGAATCGTCAGATTAATTGGCACATTACTCAGTCATTCATGTAATCGGGAGCGACGGCCCTAACTGCCACCATGGATCACTGTTGTTTCGATACGCTGCAGTATCACACTCTTATGTTTGTCTCTTTAAGCAAACCTTTCTGTTATTACCATAAATCTAAAACTTCGTCAATTTCTTTCAGTGCAAAATGCTGGCAAGTCTTAGTCTAGCTCAAAAGCTTATTTTTGGGACTTACTGAAGAAATCCCAGGTTTTCAGTGCAGTGTCATGATTATGGACCTCACTGTATATATGTACCAGAGTAACTTAAAATGAGGTTAAATTACAAAGAATAGTATTAATCAATAAGTCAAATCAGTAACATTGAAATATAAAACACTCCCATTTTCTGTAAACTATTAAATTTCCAGAAGGAATTCTTCCAGGAGTATTAGATGCCCAAGGGTTGGGTCCTTGGCCAATACTATGAACCCAAGAACCCAGGAGCCATACCCTTTGAGCTTGAACTCCATTCTGACCTGATAAGTGTGCAGGATCTCCAGGAAGGCCTTGTAGATGTCAGGCTGACCCTGGAAGCGGTTCTTGATCTTATTGACATAGTTGATAGCATGGTTGAACTCTACGGGCTGGTTATTCTGCACGTGGGGCTGCGCAGGCGGGGAACGGGGAGAGGCGTACGACGGGATGGACGGATTCGGCTGGCTGCTGGGGGTCAGTGCTGGAGATTGCAGTGGCTGGGGACAGAAGGATCAGTGTGAGCATTGCAGGAAAACCCCCAAGGGCAGTCAACCCTATGCATTCCCAGCATCCCCACCTTGCTGATCTTGGCTGGCGTGGGCTGggatggtgggggcggggccacggTTATGGGCGTGGCCGGAGGTTGGGATTGGAGCTGCGAGGGCGTGGCCACTGGGAGGTTCTGCACCGAGATGCCTTGAGGTGTAATGTGGTGAATCTGTCCAGGCGTCGTGACATTGACCAGGTCGTTGGTTTGAACCTCGATCTTGTAGCCCGGGGGCAGGAAGGTGTTGAAGCCCATGATGAGATCTGGGTGGCCCTTGAAAAGCTGGGATACCCTGCTGATCACCCCAGGAGTGTCGATGCTGGGGACACGGGGACATAAGACACTATGCGACTGTGTCACTTTTAAAGCATCAAAAAGCATACCTAGTTTCCCGTAAATCCATCTGTTTGCTCATCCTAGTCAACATCACAGGGTCCTGGAGGCTACAATTAGTCTGCTAATCAGTTTTATAACCTGGACCTCACCTTTGTGACTTAAATTCCTTCATGATGTCCAGGAAGTCATTGTAGACTTGAGGCTGACTGCCGAACTGCAGCTTTACCTGATCCAGGTATGATAGTGCATCCTCCACCTGCAGAGACATTGGTGGTCAGTACTTTGCTTGCCAAATGAGCTGCGTAAAAATCGTAATTCTCACAGATGCTAATCAGGAAACTGGAATCAGGTGACAGGCTGCCTTAAGTCTCAGTCAGATGCTTCTCATGTGTGCTTCAACGAACGACAAACTGAGAACACTGACTTTGGAAACGCGTGACTGCGTCGTGTGAGTGATGACCTCGGAAAGAAACGCACAGAGCAACTGCTTCACAGATCAGCAAATTGTAGAAACAATTAATATGCAAATTGGACGACGCACGACAATAGGCACTCATAGGAATTCGCTCCACGCTCTGAAATCCAGGGCAGAAAAAAAGCCTTTTAATACAACAAGGGCAGACAACGGAGGGGAAAGTCTGTCGTTTCCATCATTCTCTGAACTAAATGGGCATTTTTGAATGAGAACTAACAAACACAAATCGAGATTATCAATCTCCTTCTTAAAGTCAGAGGAATCTCTGGTGTCGATAAAATGGATGGGCAATTTTATATGATAATGTGTTGATTTGAAGATGACTAGAGGACAGCACTGGGCAGGGAACACATGCAGATGTataaacctgacacaacagCCTGGGGACAATTGCGAAAGCTGAATAACGGCAAAGATAAAAGtcatctctctgtctctctgttgaTGGTTTAAGGAAGTCACTGGGTGTGATACCACACTGTTTCTGCCAGAAACCAGCAGCCCTGCTGAAGCAGCAGATCACGGGGCTGACAGCCCGTGCTCCCCCAGTTTACACAGAtgtacatttacttatgtgaCAAAGTTTTTGCCCGAAGCGATGTACAGAAAGAGCGAgctgggtcagccagcatccctggagcaactggggctaAGGGTCTTGCTTAAAAGACCAACAGCGAATCCAAGATTTTCTGCATAAAGACAGAAGTCCATCACCCACTGAATTACACACCCGATGACTTTTAGTAGGACAGCATGTAAGCATTAACAACAAGGAACTGAGAAGATGAGAACTGAGTGGCCAACTAGGAGAGCAGAGGCAGTCcagcatcaccatcatcatcatcatgacaGGCCCTGTGGTAATGAACACactgggtgtttctcaataccaagtaTGCAAAGATTGTATTGGAGGTCTTGGCAAGACTGATCCTGCTAAattgcctcccaagaatgagcttggggcgcaatgaatcatgggactgGTCTCCTTTGGCGAGGACGCAACTGATGCATCGTTGACATCTGGGGCGGGGCAAGAAGAACATCGGGGAATTCTTACCATCCTCTGCAATTCTGTTCTTAAGTTTTGGAgctggtcttcagcaatggaagatgatggaAAACAGGTACATGGGAACACATATATGGTCAAGTACACATATTGAGAAACATCCACTGATGTCAGAGTGTTACCCATCTGCCCCGTGAGTGGAGAAGCGTGCAGATTATCAAAGAGAAGGTACAGGCTgtgacagtgttttttttttttggggggggggggggggggattctgggaCATTCCCTCACCTTCAGCCTCTGAAACTGCTGCTGTCCCGGCTGAGCCTGGGAGGGGGCAGCGCCAGGGGCTGGGTAAGCGTGAGGCTGTGCTGCCTGCGTTGCCGAGCCATGGTGATGCACCCCACCGTGAACAGCACTGCTGGGGGTGTGGGCATGGCCTGCTGGACTCTGGGTCACTGTGGAAACCTTGAAGACAATGGCAGTTAAAGGGCTTGAGTAACACTGTACTTGATGGGACACagatacttagtaataactcagtaactactgaagtacaaaacaTGAACAACTATAGTCGGTACTTGAGACAAAAGATGCattacgattcattaatgatgaacaaacatgagattggtgtttcacttgtgttatttacagaattaacagatacagtaacaaatatagtaactgcttgagataaaacataaTTCATCATTATTGAATCGTGAAGCAACACGAGATCAACATGTAACTAAGATTTAGTTTGTGATAAATTAATACATAATaccataatactatattatttgtgcaccATCAGGTCATGTCAACAAGACATGTTAAGGGGAAGAATGCATGTTTACGGCTGTAAGCAGGGCTACTCCGAGGACCAAAGGAAGTAAtgggatttatttttatttaattttactttGCTTTATTGAAGCAAATTATTTTGCCACCAAATCAGGTTTAGTCCAGCTGTTGACAAACAATGAGAAGATACAAATTGGTGCCTACCTGGTACCCCTGGGAGACAGAGTACTGGACGCTGGGGGGGGACTGCATGGCGTCAGCGCCTGCCTCGTAGACGGCAGGAGGTGCGGGGGCCAGGACGCGATGCTGGAAGGTCTCCGGGGCACCTGGGGGCCGGCGCTGCTGAGCAGGGAATGCCGGCTCTTGTTCCTCTAAACGGCGCTTCATTGTGGACTCATATTCGCCCAAGCTGCAAGAC
Coding sequences within it:
- the sin3aa gene encoding SIN3 transcription regulator family member Aa, whose translation is MKRRLEEQEPAFPAQQRRPPGAPETFQHRVLAPAPPAVYEAGADAMQSPPSVQYSVSQGYQVSTVTQSPAGHAHTPSSAVHGGVHHHGSATQAAQPHAYPAPGAAPSQAQPGQQQFQRLKVEDALSYLDQVKLQFGSQPQVYNDFLDIMKEFKSQSIDTPGVISRVSQLFKGHPDLIMGFNTFLPPGYKIEVQTNDLVNVTTPGQIHHITPQGISVQNLPVATPSQLQSQPPATPITVAPPPPSQPTPAKISKPLQSPALTPSSQPNPSIPSYASPRSPPAQPHVQNNQPVEFNHAINYVNKIKNRFQGQPDIYKAFLEILHTYQKEQRNAKEAGGNYTPALTEQEVYAQVARLFKNQEDLLSEFGQFLPDANSSVVNFLSKTTAEKAESVRNDHGGTVKRPQLNNKQRPNQNGCQIRRHSGNSTTPPVKKKPKLLGVKDQSLVEAGKHSSSTESQFFEKVRKVLRSSEAYESFVRCLVIFNEEVISRAELVQLVVPFLGKFPELFTWFKNFLGYRESTHIETFPKERATEGIAMEIDYASCKRLGSSYRALPKSYQQPKCTGRTPLCKEVLNDTWVSFPSWSEDSTFVSSKKTQYEEHIYRCEDERFELDVVLETNLATIRALESVQKRLSRMTAEEQARFRLDNSMGGSSEVIHRKAIQRIYGDKAPDIIDGLRKNPAISVPIVLKRLKTKEEEWREAQRGFNKIWREQNEKYYLKSLDHQGINFKQNDTKVLRSKTLLNEIETIYDERQEQASEDNTAPPSGPHQTLLYEDSQILEDAASLIIHHVKRQAGIQKEDKYKIKQVVHHFLPDMLFARRGELSDLEEEEEEEEADLDEAGAKKPNGLASGGSSSKGSPAKSKLLFGGTAAQKLRNTDEVYNLFFVNNNWYILLRLHQTLCSRLLRIYNQAERQIEEDCRERDWEREVLGLKREKGDTPAVQLRLKEPMDIEVEDYYSAFLEMVRNLLDGNMDSTQYEDSLREMFTIHAYIAFTMDKLVQSIVRQLQHIVSDEICVQVTDLYLAECSNTATGGSLSAQASRAAPEAAYQRKAEQLMSDENCFKLMFIKSSGQVHLSVELLDTDEDNSDEPMETERWSDYVGRYLNSASTSPELREHLAQKPVFLPRNLRRIRKCQRGWGQQEKEAKEGGKKVVEGAENMECMFKLNSYKMVYVFKSEDYMYRRTALLRAHQSHQRVSTRLHQRFQAWVDGWVQENVTVEMAGDCKRWLMGEARDGMLPCTTNCQKEVLHFMGINKYRVTYSPPPKAP